Part of the Paenibacillus sp. FSL R7-0273 genome is shown below.
GGCGCACTGGATGGTGAGCTCTTTCAAGTTTTTCAGCCTGCCAATGGATGCAGAAATTTCTTGCAGATCAGCCGTCATGATTATTAAGCGCTCCAGCTTTTCCAGCTCAAATAGTTCATCCGGCAGATGATACAGGTCCTGCTCAAAAATCTCCAGCTCACGCAGCCCGCCAAGCTCCCTTATCCGCTCGGGCAGCTCACTCAGCCGGTGTCCGCTGATGTACAGCTTATCCGTTCTGTGCCTGATGGCATCATTCAGCAGACAGTCCAGCTCCCGGTGCGCCGCAAGCTCCATAAAGAGCCCCGTAACTTGCACCATCAGCCCCGCTGCCTCCTCCTCCGTTACTTCCATGCCATAGATGCCTTCATGCACGACTGAGTAGAGATAGTCCCCGCCTTCTTTTTTGAGGAAACATAAATCCTCCGGCAGCTTGGGATACTTCCAGTCCGCCAGCCGGTTGGCTGCTTGCTTCAGCACGTTTCCGCTCTCTTCACTGCAACGGTAGAAATAGTACGTGCCCGAGCCGTAAAAGGCATGACTGTTATATGTACCTTTGAGCTTCGCAAGTTCCTTCATGATTTCTTTCGTATCCTTGTCCTGAATGACAATGGTCTTCACAAGGTAAGGCTGCAGAGCAGCTAAAACAGGTGCGTAGTGCTCTCTTGCCGATGTATCCACCCCGGGTTCAGTCGAAAACTTCTCCCCCAGCACAAACCATTCAGCATTCTGTATACCTAAGTCGATGACCTGCCTGTACGCTTTCCTCCGGGGGTCTGTATGCATTCTCATCCTGTTGTCGCCCCTCCTATATTCCATTCGAAGACATTCGTTAGACCGATTTCAGCGCAAGCTTTTCACCATAAAATAATTCCCAAGCTTCACACCCCTGCGTTCCACAACCTGCTGCCGGATCACCTCAAAACCTGCTTGTTCAAAAAAAGGCTTCGCCGTAATACTCGCTTCTGTACGGATCTCAGTCAAATCCAGTCTGCGCGCCTCCGCCTCCAGGGTATTCACCAGTGCCTTAGCAATTCCCTGCCGCTGATATTCCTTATGTACAAACAGCCTGTCCAAATACCCTTCAAGCGTCATATCTGCAAACCCGGCGATTTCGCCATTACTCTCCACAACATAGCAAATATTACGGCTCAGAGCATCTTTCCACGTGCTAAGCCGCTTGCTCTCATCCTCATACGAAGCCCAGGCGTTGAGCTGTTCCTGCGAGTAATCCTGTTTGTTCACTGAATGCACTGTTCCGTAAAAAAGAGCGACGATCTGTGTGGTGTCCTGCTCGGCGAATGTTCTGATTATCATTGTGGGGGCCTCCTATACTGCCTTTATCGGCTTAATATGCCGGCATGTCGGATAGCTGCTGCAGCCATAGAATTCTCCTCTTGGACCTCTGCGCAGAACCAGCTTGCTGCCGCATTTCGGGCACGTGAATTCATCTGCCGTAACCTCAGCAATAACAGCCTTTGCGGCAGGCACAGCTCCCGGGTTCATGACCAGTATCATCTCAATCAGCGCTTCGCGGTTGATCAGCCTCACTCCGTTTGACCGGGCCAAGTCATAGGCTGCCGCGGTATATCCGCTATTCGATACGACCCAAGCCTCCGAAGCCGTATAATAGGCGATTGAGGCTTGTGCTTCCTGGACCGCCTTGATTCCGACATTGCTGCTGTAACGTTTGCCTTGCACCACGATTTTTTTGCTTTCTTTTTGCAGGATTAGATCAGCACCAAAATCACCTGCTGCTTTGGTAACCTCCGTTTGGTACCCCTGTGCCCGGAATAAATAGCCTAAATACTTCTCAAACTGTACCCCTTCCATCCGGTCAATGTCTGCAATGCCGGACTTCTTCAAACGCTCAGCCCGTTTGTCATGGATGTACTTCATTATAGAAAGCACAATAACCAGCCCTAAACCTCCTCCAACCATAGCCCCATAGATAGATTTTGTGATGAAAAAGCCTAACACAGCTAAAGACAACGCAGCCAGTCCAGCCAGCGCCTCAAAGAACTCTTCCTCCTGTTTCACTTTACTTTTTCTCCGCGCCATCTTTAAGTCCCCCATGTAGAATAATTCGATCTGGTTGTTACTTTCGTTATATGGAATTAAACCCCTTCTCTGGTACAGATCATGAAACTTAATTACAAAACTCAGCGTAAACAATTAGAAATACGGACTGTGGGGTGGATATAATGAACCAAGCACAAACAGCTTGCAAAGTTTGCGGAAGGACAGAATTCGTTAAAGGCAAGTTAGATAGCGGATATGCACGTGTAATGCCGATCAATAAGTCTTTTTCCTGGGGCTCAGGCGTAATTTACACGTTCTGTAAAAGATGCGGCGAAGTTGCCTCGATGAGAATTGAGAATCCTGAGAAGTTTTGAGCCCGACCGGAGTTTTTATAATATGCTCTGCCAACTAAATAGCAGCAGGCATAAGAACTATCAGGTAAAGTGCTATTGAAGCGAATATAATGTTACGGATGGACAGGTTCTTGCCCTCATGGATTTTTTTGAACAAGGAAAAACAGTTATAAAGAAACAGCACACAGGATAGCGGAAGAATAAAAAACAGCCAAAAGTACAAGCCTACACCTCCTCTAATCAAAATCAAATCTATTACAAGACCGAACACTAGCCAAGAGACAAAGCGCCTCCTTATTAACAAAATATTACTATAGATGATGGGTTAATACCACAGACAACCCTAAACAAAGCCCCCCCCTGCTAGTCAAGGGGTTAGTGAGGTTATATTGAACTTAATTAATAGAGGTTTTCTGTGTATGGACTTAGCTTTTTTTTTCAAATACTTTGTTTGCAAATCTGTTAGAAGGATCTAACACTGTCCTAGTATTAAAATTATCTTAAACTAACAAGACACTCCGATAGTCTTA
Proteins encoded:
- a CDS encoding leucine-rich repeat domain-containing protein, which translates into the protein MRMHTDPRRKAYRQVIDLGIQNAEWFVLGEKFSTEPGVDTSAREHYAPVLAALQPYLVKTIVIQDKDTKEIMKELAKLKGTYNSHAFYGSGTYYFYRCSEESGNVLKQAANRLADWKYPKLPEDLCFLKKEGGDYLYSVVHEGIYGMEVTEEEAAGLMVQVTGLFMELAAHRELDCLLNDAIRHRTDKLYISGHRLSELPERIRELGGLRELEIFEQDLYHLPDELFELEKLERLIIMTADLQEISASIGRLKNLKELTIQCASSDRPVPGYQAKPKEEISLNRIPPEIGELEQLERLTIQYTAIRELPVELTKLKKLQALDLGMCMIPAKPDFLQEMQQLKYINLSQDSLW
- a CDS encoding GNAT family N-acetyltransferase, which gives rise to MIIRTFAEQDTTQIVALFYGTVHSVNKQDYSQEQLNAWASYEDESKRLSTWKDALSRNICYVVESNGEIAGFADMTLEGYLDRLFVHKEYQRQGIAKALVNTLEAEARRLDLTEIRTEASITAKPFFEQAGFEVIRQQVVERRGVKLGNYFMVKSLR
- a CDS encoding restriction endonuclease gives rise to the protein MARRKSKVKQEEEFFEALAGLAALSLAVLGFFITKSIYGAMVGGGLGLVIVLSIMKYIHDKRAERLKKSGIADIDRMEGVQFEKYLGYLFRAQGYQTEVTKAAGDFGADLILQKESKKIVVQGKRYSSNVGIKAVQEAQASIAYYTASEAWVVSNSGYTAAAYDLARSNGVRLINREALIEMILVMNPGAVPAAKAVIAEVTADEFTCPKCGSKLVLRRGPRGEFYGCSSYPTCRHIKPIKAV